Proteins from a single region of Amorphus orientalis:
- a CDS encoding biotin--[acetyl-CoA-carboxylase] ligase has translation MGFRLGPKAESAGIRLVSFPEVGSTNAVAMERLQAGDRGPLWVVSSRQTSGKGRRGNSWATPEGNLAASLLLSVPTEPVTTATLGFVAGLALTDALSVLFGQATAGVPAETDAGAHSFRLKWPNDVLYGGAKVAGILLESRVGEGGAAVVIGIGVNVATAPDGLSYPVAALADIDASVTADRLFEALAEAWTERYEMWASNPGFARMRETWLRRASGIGSEIAVSRGDDVVRGVFETVDEDGQLVLRTDDGRQERIAAGEVHFGSAATVRS, from the coding sequence ATGGGATTCCGCCTCGGCCCGAAGGCGGAATCCGCCGGCATCCGGCTCGTCAGCTTCCCGGAGGTGGGATCCACCAATGCGGTTGCAATGGAGCGGCTGCAGGCGGGGGATCGCGGCCCGCTCTGGGTTGTTTCCAGCCGGCAGACGTCCGGAAAGGGACGGCGCGGCAACAGCTGGGCGACGCCGGAAGGCAATCTGGCCGCATCGCTGCTCCTGTCGGTGCCGACGGAGCCCGTTACCACTGCGACGCTGGGGTTCGTTGCCGGGCTTGCCCTGACCGATGCGCTCTCGGTGCTCTTCGGGCAGGCAACGGCCGGCGTGCCGGCAGAAACGGACGCGGGAGCGCATTCCTTTCGCTTGAAATGGCCCAACGACGTTCTCTACGGGGGCGCCAAGGTCGCTGGGATACTCCTCGAATCGCGGGTGGGCGAGGGCGGAGCCGCAGTCGTGATCGGGATCGGCGTGAATGTCGCGACCGCGCCCGATGGGCTTTCTTATCCGGTTGCGGCCCTTGCGGACATCGATGCCTCGGTGACTGCGGACCGGCTGTTCGAGGCGCTGGCCGAGGCCTGGACCGAACGTTATGAGATGTGGGCATCCAACCCGGGGTTTGCCCGCATGCGCGAGACGTGGCTTCGGCGGGCGAGCGGAATCGGATCGGAGATCGCGGTTTCACGGGGAGACGACGTCGTGCGCGGCGTGTTCGAGACCGTCGATGAGGATGGCCAGCTTGTCCTGCGAACGGATGACGGCCGGCAGGAACGGATCGCGGCGGGCGAGGTTCACTTCGGATCCGCTGCGACAGTCAGGAGTTGA
- the nuoN gene encoding NADH-quinone oxidoreductase subunit NuoN — protein sequence MTNLPDLMPLLPELILAVGALVLLMVGAFGGDRTVNTVTLGAVGLIVLAALALLFLSGPPTTEFGNAFVLDPFARFMKILALIGSGFAIVMTTAYARAAKFERFEYPVLVVLATLGMMIMISAGDMLALYLGLELQSLALYVVASINRDSVRSTEAGLKYFVLGALSSGMLLYGISLTYGFSGTISFDGIATVLDTDGASLGMIFGIVFVLTGLAFKISAVPFHMWTPDVYEGAPTPVTAFFAAAPKVAAMALLIRIVIEAFGPAQFEWQQIIVFISILSMALGAFAAIGQRNIKRLMAYSSIGHMGYALVGLAPGTAQGVQGVILYMTIYVAMTLGVFACILAMRRKDGMVYDIDQLAGLARSRPVMSFILSMLMFSLAGIPPLAGFFGKFYVFLAAIEGGLYALAIIGVLASVVSAFYYLRIVKLIYFDEPAEPFEPMPGELRVVLGLSGVFILFFVFVAAPLEAVATAAARSLF from the coding sequence ATGACGAATTTGCCCGACCTCATGCCGCTTCTTCCCGAGCTGATCCTCGCGGTCGGCGCGCTCGTGTTGCTCATGGTGGGCGCGTTCGGCGGAGACCGGACCGTCAACACCGTGACGCTCGGCGCCGTGGGCCTGATCGTGCTCGCCGCGTTGGCGCTGCTGTTCCTCTCCGGTCCGCCGACCACGGAATTCGGCAATGCGTTCGTGCTCGACCCGTTCGCGCGGTTCATGAAGATCCTGGCGCTGATCGGATCCGGGTTCGCCATCGTCATGACGACCGCCTACGCCCGGGCGGCCAAGTTCGAGCGGTTCGAGTATCCGGTGCTGGTGGTTCTCGCGACGCTCGGCATGATGATCATGATCTCGGCCGGCGACATGCTCGCCCTCTATCTGGGTCTGGAGCTGCAGTCGCTCGCGCTCTACGTCGTCGCCTCCATCAACCGGGATTCGGTGCGCTCCACCGAGGCGGGCCTGAAATACTTCGTGCTGGGCGCGCTCTCGTCGGGCATGCTGCTCTACGGCATCTCGCTGACCTACGGCTTCTCCGGCACGATCTCGTTCGACGGCATCGCGACGGTGCTCGACACCGATGGCGCCAGCCTGGGCATGATCTTCGGCATCGTGTTCGTGCTGACCGGGTTGGCCTTCAAGATCTCCGCCGTGCCGTTCCACATGTGGACGCCCGACGTCTATGAGGGCGCGCCGACCCCGGTGACCGCCTTCTTCGCGGCCGCCCCCAAGGTGGCGGCGATGGCGCTCCTGATCCGTATCGTTATCGAGGCGTTCGGACCGGCCCAGTTCGAGTGGCAGCAGATCATCGTGTTCATCTCGATCCTGTCGATGGCGCTCGGCGCGTTCGCCGCGATCGGCCAGCGCAACATCAAGCGCCTGATGGCCTATTCGTCGATCGGCCATATGGGGTATGCGCTCGTCGGCCTCGCGCCGGGGACGGCCCAGGGCGTGCAGGGCGTGATCCTCTACATGACGATCTACGTCGCCATGACGCTCGGCGTGTTCGCCTGCATCCTCGCCATGCGGCGCAAGGACGGCATGGTCTACGACATCGATCAGCTGGCCGGGCTCGCGCGTTCACGGCCGGTCATGTCGTTCATCCTGTCCATGCTGATGTTCTCGCTGGCAGGCATCCCGCCGCTCGCCGGCTTCTTCGGGAAGTTCTACGTCTTCCTGGCGGCGATCGAGGGCGGTCTCTATGCGCTGGCGATCATCGGTGTCCTCGCCTCGGTGGTGAGCGCCTTCTACTATCTGCGGATCGTCAAGCTGATCTATTTCGACGAGCCGGCGGAGCCGTTCGAGCCGATGCCGGGCGAACTGCGCGTGGTTCTCGGACTGAGCGGCGTGTTCATCCTGTTCTTCGTGTTCGTCGCAGCCCCCCTCGAGGCCGTTGCGACGGCTGCCGCCAGAAGCCTCTTCTAG
- a CDS encoding NADH-quinone oxidoreductase subunit M produces MSDWPLITIVTFLPLVGVLFILLVRGTDEAALTNIRRVAMITTVFTFLVSLLIILQFDPSNPGFQLVERYEWIGGPFTYHVGIDGISITFVILTTLLMPFCILASWRAIDVRVKEYMIAFLVLETLMIGVFTALDIVVFYVFFEGGLIPMFLIIGIWGHDRRVYASFKFFLYTLLGSLFMLLSIMAIYWETGTTSVPELVQHDFPTHMEYWLFLGFFASFAVKMPMWPVHTWLPDAHVEAPTAASSVLAGILLKMGGFGVLRYSLPMFPVAADFFAPFIFGLSVIAIIYASLVALMQDNVKKLIAYSSVAHMGFVTMGMFTATTQGIQGAIFLMLSHGIVSAALFLCVGVIYDRTHSLAIASYGGLANRMPWYAFAFMVFTMANVGLPGTSGFVGEFLTMVGAFQVNTLVAFLAATGIILSAAYALWLYRRVIFGPLEKESLKALPDLNLREKFVLVPLIVLTILFGVWPGPVLDITAASVDSMIQQYNSALEIAHQTAGVQH; encoded by the coding sequence ATGAGCGATTGGCCGCTGATTACGATCGTCACTTTTCTTCCGCTTGTCGGCGTTCTGTTCATTCTCCTCGTCCGCGGGACGGACGAGGCCGCGCTGACCAATATCCGCCGTGTCGCGATGATCACGACGGTGTTCACCTTCCTGGTGTCGCTGCTGATCATCCTCCAGTTCGACCCGAGCAATCCGGGCTTCCAGCTGGTGGAGCGCTACGAGTGGATCGGCGGGCCGTTCACCTATCACGTGGGCATCGACGGCATCTCCATCACGTTCGTCATCCTGACGACGCTGCTCATGCCGTTCTGCATCCTCGCCTCCTGGCGGGCGATCGACGTGCGCGTGAAGGAGTACATGATCGCCTTCCTCGTGCTGGAGACCCTGATGATCGGCGTGTTCACCGCGCTCGACATCGTCGTCTTCTACGTCTTCTTCGAGGGCGGCCTGATCCCGATGTTCCTGATCATCGGCATCTGGGGACACGACCGGCGCGTCTACGCGAGCTTCAAGTTCTTCCTCTACACTCTGCTCGGCTCGCTGTTCATGCTCCTGTCGATCATGGCGATCTACTGGGAGACGGGCACCACGAGCGTGCCGGAACTCGTCCAGCACGATTTCCCCACCCACATGGAGTACTGGCTGTTCCTCGGCTTCTTCGCCTCGTTCGCGGTGAAGATGCCGATGTGGCCGGTCCATACCTGGCTTCCCGACGCGCACGTGGAGGCTCCCACCGCGGCGTCGAGCGTGCTGGCGGGCATCCTTCTGAAGATGGGTGGCTTCGGCGTCCTGCGCTATTCGCTGCCGATGTTCCCGGTCGCGGCCGACTTCTTCGCGCCGTTCATCTTCGGCCTGTCGGTCATCGCCATCATCTACGCCTCTCTCGTGGCGCTGATGCAGGACAACGTGAAGAAGCTGATCGCCTACTCGTCGGTGGCCCACATGGGCTTCGTGACCATGGGCATGTTCACGGCGACCACCCAGGGCATCCAGGGCGCGATCTTCCTCATGCTGTCCCACGGCATCGTGTCGGCGGCGCTGTTCCTCTGCGTGGGCGTGATCTACGACCGGACCCATTCGCTGGCGATCGCGTCCTATGGAGGCCTTGCCAACCGGATGCCGTGGTATGCCTTCGCCTTCATGGTCTTCACCATGGCGAACGTCGGACTTCCGGGCACCAGCGGCTTCGTCGGCGAGTTCCTGACCATGGTCGGCGCCTTCCAGGTGAACACCCTGGTCGCGTTCCTGGCTGCGACCGGCATCATCCTCTCTGCGGCCTACGCGCTCTGGCTCTATCGGCGCGTAATCTTCGGACCGCTCGAGAAGGAGAGCCTGAAGGCGCTGCCGGATCTCAACCTGCGTGAGAAGTTCGTGCTGGTGCCGCTGATCGTACTGACGATCCTGTTCGGCGTGTGGCCCGGGCCGGTGCTCGACATCACGGCCGCCTCGGTCGACAGCATGATCCAGCAGTACAACTCGGCGCTGGAGATCGCCCATCAGACAGCGGGGGTCCAGCATTGA
- the nuoL gene encoding NADH-quinone oxidoreductase subunit L — translation MYAAIVFLPLVGFLVAGIFGRLIGARASEVVTTSLLLVSAVLSWVAFIHVGFSDVETIKVPIAPWIVSGSLEIDWSLRIDTLTVVMLIVVTSVSSLVHLYSIGYMSHDPDRPRFFAYLSLFTFAMLMLVTADNLVQMFFGWEGVGLASYLLIGFWYTRPSAVAAAIKAFVVNRVGDFGFMLGIFALFVLVGSVDLDTIFADGQTLSTTTMTFLGYQLNAAETIGFLLFIGAMGKSAQLGLHTWLPDAMEGPTPVSALIHAATMVTAGVFMVARMSPVYEFAPSALTFITFIGATTAFFAATIGCVQNDIKRVIAYSTCSQLGYMFAALGVGAYSAGIFHLMTHGFFKALLFLCAGSVIHAMHDEQDMRRMGGLMKKIPLTYAGMVIGTLAITGFPYTSGYFSKDAIIEATFAADNPFSSYAFWLTTLAALLTAFYSWRLIFMTFHGKTRASADVFKHAHESPPVMLIPLAVLSCGALFAGFILHGYFIGHEYEHFWRTSLYLGEENHILEEMHHLPGWVPLAPTVMMILGVAWAYWWYMASPKTPASLAREHPGLYQFLLNKWYFDELYDWIFVRPTKWIGRFFWKKGDGWLIDGFGPDGVSHRVLDVTQRVVKLQTGYIYHYAFAMLIGVAALVTWAMLAGVGAP, via the coding sequence CGGCCGTCTGATCGGCGCGCGCGCCAGCGAGGTCGTGACGACGAGCCTGCTCCTGGTCTCCGCGGTGCTGTCCTGGGTGGCCTTCATCCATGTCGGCTTTTCCGACGTGGAGACCATCAAGGTTCCGATCGCGCCGTGGATCGTGTCCGGGTCGCTCGAGATCGACTGGTCGCTCCGGATCGACACGCTGACCGTGGTGATGCTGATCGTGGTGACGAGCGTGTCCTCGCTCGTGCACCTCTACTCGATCGGCTACATGTCCCACGATCCGGACCGGCCGCGCTTCTTCGCCTACCTGTCCCTCTTCACCTTCGCCATGCTGATGCTGGTGACGGCGGACAACCTGGTGCAGATGTTCTTCGGCTGGGAGGGCGTCGGTCTCGCCTCCTATCTTCTGATCGGGTTCTGGTACACGCGCCCGTCGGCGGTCGCCGCGGCGATCAAGGCCTTCGTCGTCAACCGGGTCGGCGACTTCGGCTTCATGCTCGGCATCTTTGCGCTGTTCGTGCTGGTCGGCTCGGTCGATCTGGACACGATCTTCGCCGATGGCCAGACGCTGTCGACGACGACGATGACCTTTCTCGGCTACCAGCTGAACGCCGCCGAGACGATCGGCTTCCTCCTGTTCATCGGCGCCATGGGCAAGTCGGCGCAGCTCGGCCTGCACACCTGGCTGCCGGACGCCATGGAAGGCCCGACCCCGGTCTCCGCCCTGATCCACGCCGCCACCATGGTGACCGCCGGCGTGTTCATGGTCGCGCGGATGTCGCCGGTCTACGAGTTCGCGCCGAGCGCGCTGACCTTCATCACCTTCATCGGCGCCACGACGGCGTTCTTCGCCGCCACGATCGGCTGCGTCCAGAACGACATCAAGCGCGTCATCGCCTATTCGACCTGTTCGCAGCTCGGCTACATGTTCGCCGCGCTCGGTGTGGGGGCCTATTCGGCCGGCATCTTCCACCTGATGACCCACGGCTTCTTCAAGGCGCTCCTGTTCCTCTGCGCCGGCTCCGTCATCCATGCGATGCACGACGAGCAGGACATGCGGCGGATGGGCGGCCTCATGAAGAAGATCCCGCTGACCTATGCGGGCATGGTGATCGGTACCCTGGCCATCACCGGCTTCCCGTACACGTCCGGCTACTTCTCCAAGGACGCGATCATCGAGGCGACCTTCGCAGCCGATAATCCGTTCTCGTCCTATGCCTTCTGGCTGACGACGCTGGCCGCGCTGCTCACCGCCTTCTATTCATGGCGCCTGATCTTCATGACCTTCCACGGCAAGACGCGGGCCTCTGCGGACGTGTTCAAGCACGCCCACGAAAGCCCGCCTGTGATGCTGATCCCGCTGGCGGTGCTGTCGTGCGGCGCCCTGTTCGCGGGCTTCATCCTGCACGGCTACTTCATCGGTCACGAGTACGAGCATTTCTGGCGCACGTCGCTGTATCTCGGCGAGGAGAACCACATCCTCGAAGAGATGCATCATCTGCCGGGCTGGGTGCCGCTCGCGCCGACCGTGATGATGATCCTCGGCGTGGCCTGGGCCTACTGGTGGTACATGGCGTCGCCGAAGACCCCGGCGTCGCTCGCCCGCGAGCATCCCGGCCTGTACCAGTTCCTCCTGAACAAGTGGTACTTCGACGAGCTCTATGACTGGATCTTCGTTCGTCCGACGAAGTGGATCGGCCGCTTCTTCTGGAAGAAGGGTGACGGCTGGCTCATCGACGGCTTCGGTCCCGACGGGGTCTCGCATCGGGTGCTCGACGTCACCCAGCGGGTCGTGAAGCTGCAGACCGGCTACATCTATCACTACGCGTTCGCGATGCTGATCGGCGTCGCGGCACTCGTCACTTGGGCAATGCTGGCAGGCGTGGGGGCTCCGTGA